From Anaerolineae bacterium:
TGACCCGCAACGAACTGGCCGATACACCTGAAAGCGTGCTTTCCTTTGTCAGCATCGTGACCGAAATCCGCAACTACGCGTGGACACAGGTGGGCGGCACAGAAGAACAGCCCATCTGGCGCCTGCAGGCCGAATAGCGGGCGCGCACCGACCCTTTTCAGGAGAGAGGCGGCACATCTATGGCAGGTACAGTCCAGGGAATCCGGTCTTTACCCTTAGCCGATCTGATCGGCGCGACCCTGGTGGCGATCGTCCAGGCCGATACCGAAGCCGCCAGGGCCACGCTGGATTTCATCGAGACGGTCGGTTTTGTCCCACCCGCCCAGGAGCAAACCGCTGAAGGTGGCATCGCCGCCGGCAATCTGCGCATGGCGGAGTTCCGCTATAAGAAGCTGGACGAAAACAACGAGGTGGCGGAATTCGTGGCGACCGTGCCGGTGCTGGCTCTGGTCCCCATCCCGGCGCTGCAGGTCAAAGACGCCCGCTTCAAGCTCGCCGCCCAGATCACGGACATCAGCCAGGAGAAACCGGCGGCAACCCCGGCGCCAGCCCCAGCAACGCCGATGGCGCTGGCAGCAACGAACGTCGCTGCCATCAGCCGTCTGCAGCCGCTGCGGTACCAGCTGCTGGCCAAGCCTGCCGCTGCTTCCGGCGCCAAGGAACAGGAAGTCCGAGGCACCTTCCACATCGAACTGGAGGTGACCATGGGCCAGGCGGATTTGCCGCTGGGGATGGAAAAGCTGTTCAACCTGATGGATCAGGCCATTCAGGATCACAAGCCAGCTGAGAAATAAGCGGGCGCGCCCCGGTAATAGACCCGGCGTCCGCGAGTCGCCCCGGCAGGGTGGCCCGCCCAGGATGGCGGGTCTATTATTGGCGACAGCGCCCCTTTCCACCCGCCGAGGATGAGTTTATGTCCGACAAACGCATGAGCGCCCGTGAGGTCCGCCAGACGGCCCGCCTGCTGGAGAAATCCCTCAAATCCACCGCCGACGGGCTGGACATGCTGCTCAAGTCACTGGAACGCGGAGGGCTGGGGGCGGCGGTCGGGCCCTACCAGCAACTGGGGCGTGTCCTGATCCAGCAGCGGCTGTGGGCGCTCGATTACCGGCGCGATGAACTCAAGCCGCTGTGGAAGGCGATCGCTGCCAAAGCGGCAGCCATCCATGCCCTGTTGGCGCCGTTTGCCGCGGTGATGGGCGAATTGAAGGACATCGATCGCATTACGGCGGGCGGGAGTGTTGCCGAAGCCCCCGCGCCGGCCCCCCCGCCAGCCCCGGACGCCCTGACCGGCCAGGTGATCGACCTGCTGGTGGCGGAACTGGCCGTATCGGGCGTGCGGCTGGCCGGGGCGCTCGATTGCCTGCCAGAGGAACGCCGCCAGCGGCTACGGCGGCTGGCGCAGGCGGGTATGCTGGAGGAACACGGCTGGGGCCGGGGGCGCAGCTATCGCCTGACTCCTGCGGCGCGGCAGGCGCTGGCCGAACGGCTGGCGGCGCTCCTGCCACCGGACGAGGGCGGCGGAGGGCGTTAACCTGCCGCGGCTTCCCGCAGCCCGGCCAGCCAGCGCGCCGCCTCCTCCACGGAGAGGGCGGTATTATCCAGCCGCCAGTCGTATTCCTGGAGCTGCGTCTGCTGCTTGTAAAGCAGAGCAGCCTCGGACTCGGTGATGGTTGGTCCCCGTGAGCGCAGGCGGCGCAATGACTCTTCCCATGTCGGCAGCAGCAGCGCGATTTTGAAGTCCTGCCCGGCCAGCAACTCGCGGTAGTAACGGGCCAGGGCGTCGCCAACCACATCGCAGATCACGACCTCATATCCTTCTACCACAAACGACCCGGCCAGCAG
This genomic window contains:
- a CDS encoding DUF2589 domain-containing protein, which produces MAGTVQGIRSLPLADLIGATLVAIVQADTEAARATLDFIETVGFVPPAQEQTAEGGIAAGNLRMAEFRYKKLDENNEVAEFVATVPVLALVPIPALQVKDARFKLAAQITDISQEKPAATPAPAPATPMALAATNVAAISRLQPLRYQLLAKPAAASGAKEQEVRGTFHIELEVTMGQADLPLGMEKLFNLMDQAIQDHKPAEK